Proteins encoded together in one Vigna angularis cultivar LongXiaoDou No.4 chromosome 5, ASM1680809v1, whole genome shotgun sequence window:
- the LOC108339195 gene encoding pectinesterase/pectinesterase inhibitor, with translation METHQSLLDNPRKSVSKTICLIFSVAVVLTSSALIASYISKPSPLFNHDISHRVCDHAIDPSACLAHVLEVEQDPMFGATQNHRFGLLKSFLMKSTSHIERVIGASNAMRVRMNNPGEEAALRDCVELMELSVDRVWDSKANLTKGTTDSAQDAHTWLRRVLTNHVTYLEGLKGRAPRVMEAEVQDLISRARSSLAMFVAVLPPNPEVEVVSLIERASFVRGSTFSGGDWRRNERASLARGEKARREKSMPTDNGPGGDWCRRRRLGLSGRSGMAAGPMEALLFRRRRT, from the coding sequence ATGGAAACACACCAATCTTTGTTAGACAACCCTAGAAAATCCGTTTCCAAAACTATATGCTTAATCTTCTCTGTAGCTGTTGTGCTAACTTCATCAGCTCTTATTGCTTCCTATATCTCAAAACCCTCTCCCTTATTCAACCACGACATTTCTCACCGTGTTTGTGATCATGCAATTGATCCTTCAGCCTGCTTGGCACATGTCTTGGAAGTGGAACAAGATCCGATGTTCGGTGCCACACAAAACCATAGATTCGGATTGCTCAAATCCTTTTTAATGAAATCCACCTCACACATTGAGAGAGTGATAGGGGCATCCAACGCTATGAGGGTGAGGATGAACAATCCAGGAGAAGAAGCCGCTTTGCGGGATTGCGTGGAGCTGATGGAGTTGTCCGTGGACAGAGTTTGGGACTCAAAGGCCAACCTAACCAAAGGGACCACTGATTCGGCGCAAGATGCCCACACTTGGCTAAGAAGGGTGCTCACCAATCATGTAACTTACTTGGAGGGACTGAAGGGGCGAGCTCCAAGGGTGATGGAGGCAGAGGTTCAGGACTTGATCTCGAGAGCAAGAAGCTCTTTAGCCATGTTCGTTGCTGTTTTGCCTCCAAATCCGGAGGTTGAAGTCGTGTCGCTAATTGAGAGAGCTTCTTTCGTGCGAGGCTCGACTTTCTCAGGTGGCGATTGGCGGAGGAACGAGAGAGCTTCTCTCGCGCGCGGAGAAAAGGCAAGGAGAGAGAAATCGATGCCAACCGACAATGGTCCCGGTGGCGATTGGTGTCGCCGGCGACGCCTTGGCCTGAGCGGAAGGTCCGGCATGGCGGCTGGTCCGATGGAGGCTCTGCTCTTCCGGAGAAGACGAACGTGA